Proteins co-encoded in one Nodularia sp. LEGE 06071 genomic window:
- a CDS encoding 4a-hydroxytetrahydrobiopterin dehydratase, translating into MAQLLTDAEIQAQASRLSGWTVEGSKLQTTRKFKDFIAAIEFVNKLVEPAESSGHHPDIEISYNKVIINLTTHDAGGLTQKDFEVAEIISLIS; encoded by the coding sequence ATGGCGCAACTACTGACTGATGCAGAAATTCAAGCACAAGCCAGCCGTTTGTCAGGTTGGACAGTTGAGGGTTCTAAGTTGCAGACTACCCGCAAATTCAAAGATTTTATCGCCGCCATTGAATTTGTAAATAAACTAGTAGAACCAGCTGAATCTTCGGGGCATCATCCAGACATAGAAATTTCTTATAACAAAGTCATTATTAACCTGACAACACATGATGCAGGTGGGTTAACGCAAAAGGACTTTGAAGTAGCTGAGATAATTTCTCTAATCAGCTAA